A window of Streptomyces armeniacus contains these coding sequences:
- the cobC gene encoding Rv2231c family pyridoxal phosphate-dependent protein CobC: MSHPSEFAERPHPTGAGTTAPTAPAEPDLRHHGDAEVRGAGQGLTDLAVNVRAGTPPGWLTERIAASLGGLAAYPDGRAARRAVAARHGLPEECVLLTAGSAEAFVLLARALRASVPAVVHPQFTEPEAALRDAGHTVRRVLLSADDGFRLDPALVPAEADLVVLGNPTNPTSVLHPAGTLAALAREGRTLVVDEAFMDAVPDERETLASLVTELPGHVAVLRSLTKTWGLAGLRIGYVLSDRDTIAALAAHQPLWPVSSPALVAAEACCEPEALAEAARAAKDFAADRAYLLARLEEFGGAGLRVVGPAEAPFLLVRHPRADELRDRLRDLGFALRRGDTFPGLGPEWLRLAVRDTGTTDVLAAALATALPTTETARAARP, from the coding sequence GTGTCACACCCGTCTGAGTTCGCCGAACGCCCGCACCCCACCGGGGCCGGGACCACCGCGCCCACCGCGCCCGCCGAGCCCGATCTCCGGCACCACGGTGACGCCGAAGTACGCGGCGCCGGGCAGGGGTTGACCGACCTCGCCGTGAACGTACGCGCCGGCACCCCGCCCGGCTGGCTCACGGAGCGCATCGCCGCGTCCCTCGGAGGGCTGGCCGCGTACCCCGACGGCCGCGCCGCACGGCGCGCGGTGGCGGCACGGCACGGGCTGCCCGAGGAGTGCGTGCTGCTGACGGCGGGGTCGGCGGAGGCGTTCGTGCTGCTCGCCCGCGCGCTGCGCGCGAGCGTACCCGCCGTCGTACACCCGCAGTTCACGGAGCCGGAGGCGGCCCTGCGGGACGCGGGCCACACCGTACGGCGCGTCCTGCTGAGCGCGGACGACGGCTTCCGCCTCGACCCCGCCCTGGTGCCCGCCGAGGCGGACCTGGTGGTGCTCGGCAACCCGACCAACCCGACGTCCGTACTCCACCCGGCCGGAACGCTGGCCGCGCTCGCCCGCGAGGGCCGCACGCTGGTCGTGGACGAGGCGTTCATGGACGCCGTCCCCGACGAACGCGAGACTCTCGCCTCCCTCGTCACGGAGCTGCCCGGACACGTGGCCGTCCTGCGCAGCCTGACCAAGACCTGGGGCCTGGCCGGACTCCGTATCGGCTACGTGCTGTCCGACCGGGACACGATCGCCGCCCTCGCCGCGCACCAGCCGCTGTGGCCCGTCTCCTCCCCGGCTCTGGTGGCGGCCGAGGCGTGCTGCGAGCCGGAGGCGCTCGCCGAAGCCGCGCGCGCGGCGAAGGATTTCGCCGCCGACCGCGCGTATCTGCTGGCGCGGCTGGAGGAGTTCGGCGGCGCGGGGCTGCGGGTGGTGGGGCCGGCGGAGGCGCCGTTCCTGCTCGTACGGCACCCGCGTGCGGACGAACTGCGGGACCGGCTGCGGGACCTGGGCTTCGCGCTGCGCCGCGGCGACACGTTCCCGGGGCTGGGCCCGGAGTGGCTGCGGCTGGCGGTACGCGACACCGGCACGACGGACGTCCTCGCCGCGGCCCTCGCCACGGCGCTCCCCACCACCGAAACGGCCCGCGCGGCGCGCCCGTAG
- a CDS encoding aminotransferase class V-fold PLP-dependent enzyme — protein sequence MTSLGGAEFAPLTKTYLNTASTGLLPLRTAQALKAAADDAAHGRVGPEYNFTALAAARAGFARIAGVPVDRVAAGNSVATHAGLIARALPSGAEVLIADDDFSSLVNPFAVRTDLKLRSAPLETLAEAVGPQTALVAVSAVQSADGRVADLAALRAAADQHGDTGGGTRIVVDATQAMGWLRLDPRHYDYLLCGSYKWLMCPHGVSLLVVPEDLGPDELVAFNSGWVAGEEPWNSCYGPIAELAHSARRFDERPAFVSYIAAQHSFALIEELGPERIGAYDLALADRCRAGARELGLLPVDARSPIVALPGQGAAAERLKAAGVEASVRAGNLRAAFHLYNTEADVDRLLEVLAEA from the coding sequence ATGACGAGCCTGGGAGGCGCGGAGTTCGCGCCGCTGACGAAGACGTACCTCAACACGGCCTCCACCGGCCTGCTCCCGCTGCGCACCGCGCAGGCGCTCAAGGCCGCCGCCGACGACGCGGCGCACGGGCGGGTGGGCCCCGAGTACAACTTCACGGCGCTCGCCGCCGCCCGTGCCGGGTTCGCACGCATCGCCGGGGTGCCCGTGGACCGCGTCGCCGCGGGCAACTCCGTTGCCACGCACGCCGGGCTGATCGCCCGCGCGCTGCCGTCCGGCGCCGAAGTGCTCATCGCCGACGACGACTTCAGCTCCCTGGTGAACCCGTTCGCGGTGCGCACCGACCTCAAGCTGCGCAGCGCCCCGCTGGAGACGCTGGCCGAGGCGGTCGGCCCGCAGACGGCGCTGGTGGCGGTCAGCGCCGTCCAGTCAGCCGACGGGCGCGTGGCCGACCTGGCCGCGCTGCGCGCCGCCGCCGACCAGCACGGGGACACCGGTGGCGGCACCCGCATCGTCGTGGACGCGACGCAGGCGATGGGCTGGCTCCGCCTCGACCCGCGGCACTACGACTACCTCCTGTGCGGCTCGTACAAGTGGCTGATGTGCCCGCACGGCGTCTCCCTGCTGGTGGTGCCGGAGGACCTGGGTCCGGACGAGCTGGTGGCGTTCAACTCCGGCTGGGTCGCGGGGGAGGAGCCGTGGAACAGCTGCTACGGCCCGATCGCGGAACTCGCGCACAGCGCGCGCCGGTTCGACGAGCGGCCCGCGTTCGTCTCGTACATCGCGGCCCAGCACTCGTTCGCGCTCATCGAGGAGCTCGGCCCGGAGCGGATCGGCGCGTACGACCTCGCGCTGGCCGACCGCTGCCGCGCGGGCGCGCGGGAGCTGGGGCTGCTGCCGGTGGACGCCCGGTCGCCGATCGTGGCGCTGCCGGGCCAGGGGGCGGCCGCCGAACGGCTGAAGGCGGCGGGCGTGGAGGCGTCCGTACGGGCGGGGAACCTGCGGGCGGCGTTCCACCTGTACAACACGGAGGCGGACGTGGACCGCCTCCTCGAGGTGCTCGCGGAGGCGTAG
- a CDS encoding IclR family transcriptional regulator, with translation MSAVETGGSQVKSAVRTVELLEFFAGRPGMHSLAAVQENVGYPKSSLYMLLRTLVDLGWVETDSTGTRYGIGVRALLVGTSYIDGDEVVASARPTLDRLSDDTTETIHLARLDGTNVVYLATRQSQHYLRPFTRVGRRLPAHSTSLGKALLATHTDEQVRKLLPETLPSLTEHTLTDREKLIEELHLVREQGYAVDREENTLGLRCFGIAIPYRTPARDAISCSVPVARLTPAHEQLIKDALFDARDRLALATRRL, from the coding sequence ATGTCAGCTGTCGAGACGGGCGGTTCGCAGGTCAAGTCGGCGGTACGGACGGTGGAGCTGCTCGAGTTCTTCGCCGGGCGCCCCGGCATGCACTCGCTCGCGGCCGTCCAGGAGAACGTCGGGTACCCCAAGTCGAGCCTCTACATGCTCCTGCGCACCCTCGTGGACCTCGGCTGGGTGGAGACCGACTCCACCGGCACGCGCTACGGCATCGGCGTACGCGCCCTGCTCGTCGGCACCTCGTACATCGACGGCGACGAGGTCGTCGCCTCCGCCCGGCCCACCCTGGACCGGCTCTCGGACGACACCACCGAGACGATCCACCTGGCCCGGCTCGACGGCACCAACGTCGTCTATCTGGCCACCCGCCAGTCGCAGCACTATCTGCGTCCCTTCACGCGCGTCGGGCGGCGGCTCCCCGCGCACTCCACCTCGCTGGGCAAGGCGCTGCTCGCCACCCACACCGACGAGCAGGTGCGCAAGCTGCTGCCGGAGACGCTGCCGTCGCTCACCGAACACACCCTGACCGACCGGGAGAAGCTGATCGAGGAGCTGCATCTCGTACGGGAGCAGGGGTACGCCGTGGACCGCGAGGAGAACACGCTGGGGCTGCGCTGCTTCGGCATCGCGATCCCGTACCGCACTCCCGCGCGTGACGCCATCAGCTGCTCCGTGCCGGTGGCGCGGCTGACGCCCGCGCACGAGCAGCTGATCAAGGACGCGCTGTTCGACGCGCGGGACCGGCTGGCGCTGGCCACTCGCCGCCTCTGA
- a CDS encoding ectoine synthase has translation MIVRSFKDIEGTERDVHSASGTWRSKRIVLAKERVGFSLHETVLYAGTETSMWYANHIEAVLCVEGEAELTNDETGEKHWISPGTMYLLDGHEKHTLRPKTDFRTVCVFNPPVTGREDHDENGVYPLLTEPAED, from the coding sequence GTGATCGTTCGTTCTTTCAAGGACATCGAGGGCACCGAGCGCGATGTCCACTCCGCCTCCGGCACATGGCGGAGCAAGCGCATCGTGCTGGCGAAGGAGCGGGTCGGCTTCTCGCTGCACGAGACCGTGCTCTACGCCGGGACGGAGACTTCCATGTGGTACGCGAACCACATCGAAGCCGTACTCTGCGTAGAAGGCGAGGCCGAGCTCACCAACGACGAGACCGGTGAGAAGCACTGGATCAGCCCGGGCACGATGTACCTGCTCGACGGGCACGAGAAGCACACGCTGCGTCCGAAGACCGACTTCCGGACCGTGTGCGTCTTCAACCCCCCCGTCACGGGCCGGGAGGACCACGACGAGAACGGTGTCTACCCGCTTCTCACCGAACCCGCCGAGGACTGA
- the ectA gene encoding diaminobutyrate acetyltransferase gives MPEGLKLDSPRLEDGAAMWRIARDSRTLDLNSSYSYLLWCRDFADTSVVARTADGSPVGFITGYLRPRHPRTLLIWQVAVDEAQRGRGLAAAMLDGLTTRTARELGVEGIETTVTPDNTPSNRLFTSYAERHAAALEREVLFDGGVFPESGHEPEVLYRIGPVASLVDLRAGTAGY, from the coding sequence ATGCCGGAGGGACTGAAGCTCGACTCTCCGCGCTTGGAGGACGGAGCCGCGATGTGGCGCATCGCCCGCGACTCCCGGACGCTCGATCTCAACTCCTCCTACAGCTACCTTCTCTGGTGCCGCGACTTCGCCGACACCTCCGTGGTGGCCCGCACCGCGGACGGCTCACCGGTCGGTTTCATCACCGGCTACCTGCGGCCGCGGCACCCCCGGACTCTGCTGATCTGGCAGGTCGCCGTCGACGAGGCACAGCGCGGGCGCGGACTCGCCGCGGCGATGCTCGACGGGCTGACCACCCGTACCGCCCGGGAGCTGGGCGTCGAGGGGATAGAGACCACGGTCACGCCGGACAACACCCCTTCGAACCGGCTCTTCACCTCCTACGCCGAGCGCCACGCCGCCGCGCTGGAACGCGAGGTGCTCTTCGACGGCGGGGTGTTCCCGGAAAGCGGCCACGAGCCCGAAGTGCTGTACCGGATAGGCCCGGTCGCCTCGCTCGTGGACCTGCGCGCCGGTACCGCGGGGTACTGA
- the ectB gene encoding diaminobutyrate--2-oxoglutarate transaminase: MTITQPDLSVFETVESEVRSYCRGWPTVFDRAQGAHMYDEDGHTYLDFFAGAGTLNYGHNNPVLKRALLDYLERDGVTHGLDMSTSAKRAFLEAFQETVLKPRGMNHKVMFPGPTGTNAVEAALKLARKVKGRESIVSFTNAFHGMSLGSLAVTGNAFKRAGAGIPLVHGTPMPFDDYLDGATPDFIWFERLLEDQGSGLNKPAAVIVETVQGEGGINVARAEWLRALADLCERHDMLLIVDDIQMGCGRTGAFFSFEEAGIKPDIITLSKSIGGYGMPLALTLFKPELDIWEPGEHNGTFRGNNPAFVTATAALETYWTDGQMEKQTIARGEQVETALRAIADEHKDDVADFRGRGLVWGMEFRDKARAGAIAKRAFELGLLIETSGPESEVVKLLPSLTITPEELDEGLRILARAVRETV, from the coding sequence GTGACCATCACTCAGCCGGATCTGAGCGTCTTCGAGACCGTCGAGTCGGAGGTGCGCAGCTACTGCCGTGGCTGGCCCACCGTCTTCGACCGTGCCCAGGGCGCGCACATGTACGACGAGGACGGCCACACGTACCTCGACTTCTTCGCCGGGGCCGGAACGCTCAACTACGGCCACAACAACCCGGTACTCAAACGCGCCCTGCTCGACTACCTCGAGCGGGACGGCGTCACACACGGCCTCGACATGTCCACCTCGGCCAAGCGGGCCTTCCTGGAGGCGTTCCAGGAGACGGTCCTCAAGCCGCGCGGCATGAACCACAAGGTCATGTTCCCCGGCCCGACGGGCACCAACGCCGTCGAGGCGGCGCTGAAACTGGCCCGCAAGGTCAAGGGCCGCGAGTCCATCGTGTCCTTCACCAACGCCTTCCACGGCATGTCGCTGGGCTCCCTCGCGGTGACCGGCAACGCGTTCAAGCGCGCCGGCGCCGGCATCCCGCTGGTGCACGGCACGCCCATGCCGTTCGACGACTACCTCGACGGCGCGACCCCGGACTTCATCTGGTTCGAGCGGCTGCTCGAGGACCAGGGCTCCGGGCTCAACAAGCCCGCCGCGGTCATCGTCGAGACGGTGCAGGGCGAGGGCGGCATCAACGTGGCGCGCGCCGAGTGGCTGCGTGCCCTGGCCGACCTGTGCGAGCGGCACGACATGCTGCTGATCGTGGACGACATCCAGATGGGCTGCGGCCGTACCGGCGCCTTCTTCTCGTTCGAGGAGGCGGGCATCAAGCCGGACATCATCACGCTGTCCAAGTCCATCGGCGGCTACGGCATGCCGCTCGCGCTCACCCTGTTCAAGCCGGAGCTGGACATCTGGGAGCCGGGCGAGCACAACGGCACGTTCCGCGGCAACAACCCGGCCTTCGTGACGGCGACGGCCGCGCTGGAGACGTACTGGACCGACGGCCAGATGGAGAAGCAGACCATCGCCCGCGGCGAGCAGGTCGAGACGGCGCTGCGCGCCATCGCGGACGAGCACAAGGACGACGTCGCGGACTTCCGCGGCCGCGGTCTGGTGTGGGGCATGGAGTTCCGCGACAAGGCACGGGCGGGCGCCATCGCGAAGCGCGCGTTCGAGCTCGGTCTGCTGATCGAGACCTCCGGCCCGGAGAGCGAGGTCGTCAAGCTGCTGCCCTCGCTGACCATCACGCCGGAGGAGCTGGACGAGGGACTGCGTATCCTCGCCCGAGCGGTACGGGAAACCGTCTAG
- a CDS encoding amidohydrolase family protein: MSSDGGYLHIKGRVLAGPEDVRDELWVADGRITYEPPPAVRHSPGTTVLTGWVLPGMVDAHCHVGLDTHGPVDDSTSEKQALGDRDAGALLLRDAGSPSDTRWIDDRKDLPKIIRAGRHIARTRRYIRNFAHEIEPGDLAAYARQEARRGDGWVKFVGDWIDREEGDLTACWPRWAIEEGIAAAHAEGARVTAHCFAEDSLRDLVEAGIDCVEHATGLTEDTVPLFAERGVAIVPTLVNIATFPALAAGGETKYPRWSAHMRQLHARRYDTVRAAHDAGIPVFVGTDAGGSLAHGLVAEEVGELVKAGIPAREALSAATWRAREWLGRPCLEEGAPADLLVYEADPREDVRVLAGPRRVVLRGRIVQ, translated from the coding sequence ATGAGCAGTGACGGCGGATACCTTCACATCAAGGGCCGGGTGCTGGCGGGGCCCGAGGACGTACGCGACGAGCTGTGGGTGGCCGACGGCCGCATCACGTACGAGCCCCCGCCCGCGGTGCGCCACAGCCCCGGCACGACCGTGCTGACCGGCTGGGTGCTGCCCGGCATGGTTGACGCGCACTGCCACGTCGGCCTGGACACGCACGGCCCGGTCGACGACTCGACCAGTGAGAAGCAGGCGCTCGGCGACCGGGACGCGGGCGCGCTGCTCCTGCGCGACGCGGGCTCGCCCTCGGACACCCGCTGGATCGACGACCGCAAGGACTTGCCGAAGATCATCAGGGCGGGCCGTCACATCGCCCGCACAAGGCGTTACATCCGCAACTTCGCGCACGAGATCGAGCCCGGCGACCTCGCCGCGTACGCCCGTCAGGAGGCCCGCCGCGGCGACGGCTGGGTCAAGTTCGTGGGGGACTGGATTGACCGCGAGGAGGGCGACCTCACCGCCTGCTGGCCGCGCTGGGCGATCGAGGAGGGCATCGCGGCCGCACACGCGGAGGGCGCGCGCGTCACCGCGCACTGCTTCGCGGAGGACTCCCTGCGCGACCTGGTCGAGGCGGGCATCGACTGCGTCGAGCACGCGACCGGGCTGACCGAGGACACCGTCCCGCTGTTCGCGGAGCGCGGTGTGGCGATCGTGCCGACGCTGGTCAACATCGCGACGTTCCCGGCGCTCGCGGCCGGCGGCGAGACCAAGTACCCGCGCTGGTCCGCCCACATGCGGCAGCTGCACGCGCGCCGCTACGACACCGTGCGCGCCGCCCACGACGCGGGCATCCCCGTCTTCGTCGGCACGGACGCGGGCGGCTCCCTCGCGCACGGCCTCGTGGCGGAGGAGGTGGGCGAGCTGGTGAAGGCGGGCATCCCGGCGCGCGAGGCGCTCTCCGCCGCCACCTGGCGCGCCCGCGAGTGGCTCGGCCGCCCGTGCCTGGAGGAGGGCGCCCCGGCGGACCTGCTGGTGTACGAGGCGGACCCGCGCGAGGACGTACGGGTGCTGGCGGGGCCGCGGCGCGTGGTGCTGCGGGGGCGGATCGTGCAGTAG
- a CDS encoding aldehyde dehydrogenase (NADP(+)) has translation MAAAPVWSVDPRTGKQREQVGVETTASGVDTAVRAAHAAREALADRTVRVELLRAAAEELEAGREETVRTADAESALGDARLGGELSRTTAQLRAFADEVEDGRYLGIVIDHPDPSATPPRPDLRRYKIPLGVVAVYGASNFPLAFSVPGGDTASALAAGCPVVVKAHPDHPATSELCGAALRRAAVRVGLPEDTVSVVHGFEAGVELVRHPLVAAAGFTGSVRGGRALFDAAAARPVPIPFHGELGSLNPVVVTEAAAAERAEQIGGGLAGSMTLGSGQFCTKPGLVLVPEGDAGDRLLDSLADKVAAVGPGPMLDSRMLSAFIEGVASRTELDGVEAPVAVRPDADGGNSVGAGVLTVPAGKLVADGPHRLLLEECFGPVTVVVRYQDDDEIIAVLGRLSGNLTATVQLSEAESAGTDADARGAALLRQLTGLAGRVLVDGWPTGVAVAPAQQHGGPYPATTTPTTSVGATAIERWLRPVTYQDTPEALLPPELRESNPLNLPRRVSAT, from the coding sequence GTGGCAGCAGCACCAGTGTGGAGCGTCGACCCCCGTACGGGAAAGCAGCGTGAGCAGGTCGGGGTGGAGACCACCGCGAGCGGCGTAGACACGGCCGTACGCGCCGCGCACGCCGCGCGTGAGGCGCTCGCCGACCGTACCGTCCGCGTCGAGCTGCTCCGCGCCGCCGCGGAGGAACTGGAGGCCGGACGCGAGGAGACCGTGCGCACCGCCGACGCGGAGAGCGCGCTCGGCGACGCACGGCTCGGGGGCGAGCTGAGCCGTACGACGGCCCAGCTGCGGGCCTTCGCCGACGAGGTGGAGGACGGCCGCTACCTCGGCATCGTCATCGACCACCCCGACCCCTCGGCCACCCCGCCCCGGCCCGACCTGCGGCGCTACAAGATCCCGCTCGGCGTCGTCGCCGTCTACGGCGCCAGCAACTTCCCGCTCGCCTTCTCCGTGCCCGGCGGCGACACCGCCAGCGCGCTCGCCGCCGGCTGCCCCGTCGTCGTCAAGGCGCACCCGGACCACCCCGCGACCTCCGAACTGTGCGGCGCCGCGCTGCGCCGCGCCGCCGTACGCGTCGGGCTCCCGGAGGACACCGTCTCCGTCGTGCACGGCTTCGAGGCAGGCGTCGAACTGGTCCGCCACCCGCTGGTCGCCGCCGCGGGCTTCACCGGCTCCGTACGGGGCGGGCGCGCCCTCTTCGACGCGGCCGCCGCCCGTCCGGTGCCGATCCCGTTCCACGGCGAACTCGGCTCGCTGAACCCGGTGGTGGTCACCGAGGCCGCCGCGGCGGAGCGCGCCGAGCAGATCGGCGGCGGGCTGGCGGGCTCGATGACCCTCGGCAGCGGGCAGTTCTGCACCAAGCCCGGCCTGGTCCTCGTACCGGAGGGCGACGCCGGCGACCGGCTGCTGGACAGCCTCGCGGACAAGGTCGCCGCGGTCGGGCCGGGGCCGATGCTGGACAGCCGGATGCTCAGCGCGTTCATCGAGGGCGTGGCGTCCCGTACGGAACTGGACGGCGTCGAGGCGCCCGTGGCCGTACGTCCCGACGCGGACGGCGGGAACAGTGTCGGCGCGGGCGTCCTCACGGTGCCCGCGGGGAAGCTCGTCGCGGACGGGCCGCACCGGCTGCTGCTGGAGGAGTGCTTCGGGCCGGTCACCGTCGTCGTCCGCTACCAGGACGACGACGAGATCATCGCCGTACTCGGCAGGCTGTCCGGCAACCTCACCGCGACCGTTCAGCTGAGCGAAGCGGAGTCCGCCGGGACGGACGCGGACGCCCGCGGCGCCGCGCTGCTGCGGCAGCTCACCGGGCTCGCCGGGCGGGTGCTGGTGGACGGCTGGCCGACGGGGGTCGCGGTCGCGCCTGCACAGCAGCACGGCGGCCCGTACCCGGCCACCACCACGCCCACCACGTCCGTGGGCGCGACGGCGATCGAGCGGTGGCTGCGGCCGGTCACGTACCAGGACACGCCGGAGGCGTTGCTCCCGCCGGAGCTGCGGGAGTCCAACCCCCTGAACCTGCCGCGGCGCGTCTCCGCCACGTAG
- a CDS encoding cobalamin biosynthesis protein translates to MHALDVLGWPAEGAVREVARAVRDGLPVRLCADAGWPGDDDVLPPNVRASVRPASVRAPATPAYSLWVTDRVIPLGAHEAVLRPPSLTVGVGAARGVRAEEVVELIERALDDTGFAPASVAGLASVAAKADEPGLLSAAERFGVPLRTFPAEALAAVGVPGAPSAAARAAVGTPSVAEAAALYSAALYSASAPRTSEGGAYDSYGGAYDAYGGTPPPPPSLPVPKRVSAPDGRTGLATAAVARRPPESWQAPPVRPPHGALSVRPPGGSRVTPV, encoded by the coding sequence GTGCATGCGCTGGACGTGCTCGGCTGGCCCGCGGAAGGCGCCGTACGGGAAGTGGCGCGTGCCGTGCGGGACGGCCTGCCCGTACGGCTGTGTGCGGACGCCGGTTGGCCGGGCGACGACGACGTGCTGCCGCCGAACGTACGCGCGTCCGTACGGCCCGCCTCCGTACGCGCCCCTGCCACGCCCGCGTACAGCCTCTGGGTCACCGACCGGGTCATTCCGCTGGGCGCGCACGAGGCCGTGCTGCGGCCGCCGTCGCTGACGGTCGGCGTGGGCGCGGCGCGCGGCGTGCGCGCCGAGGAGGTGGTCGAGCTGATCGAACGGGCCCTCGACGACACCGGGTTCGCGCCCGCGTCCGTGGCCGGGCTGGCGAGCGTGGCGGCCAAGGCGGACGAGCCGGGACTGCTGAGCGCCGCCGAACGGTTCGGCGTGCCCCTGCGCACGTTCCCCGCGGAGGCGCTCGCCGCCGTCGGCGTGCCCGGTGCGCCATCCGCAGCCGCGCGCGCGGCGGTCGGTACGCCGTCCGTCGCGGAGGCCGCCGCGCTGTACTCCGCTGCGCTGTACTCCGCGTCCGCGCCGAGGACTTCGGAGGGCGGCGCGTACGACTCATACGGCGGTGCGTACGACGCGTACGGCGGCACTCCCCCGCCGCCGCCCTCCCTCCCGGTGCCGAAACGGGTGTCCGCACCCGACGGGCGTACGGGACTGGCCACCGCCGCCGTCGCGCGCCGCCCGCCGGAGAGCTGGCAGGCGCCACCCGTGCGGCCACCGCACGGTGCACTGTCCGTACGACCGCCCGGGGGCAGCCGTGTCACACCCGTCTGA
- the thpD gene encoding ectoine hydroxylase has translation MTTAPERTADLYPTRGTTEVATPRLDPVVWSEPGTPGPIEAADLAAFERDGFLATEQLITPDEVALYREELDRLTSGQEMRDDERSIVEPKSQDIRTVFEVHKLSEVFAALVRDPRVVGRARQILGSDVYVHQSRINVKPGFGASGFYWHSDFETWHAEDGLPNMRTVSVSIALTENYDTNGGLMIMPGSHKTFLGCAGATPKDNYKKSLQMQEAGTPSDESLTKFAEEHGIKLFTGKAGSATWFDCNCMHGSGDNITPYPRSNVFIVFNSVENEAVEPFAAPVRRPTFIGARDFTPVK, from the coding sequence ATGACCACCGCACCCGAGCGCACCGCCGACCTGTACCCGACGCGCGGAACCACCGAGGTGGCGACGCCGCGACTGGACCCCGTTGTGTGGTCCGAACCGGGTACTCCGGGGCCGATCGAGGCCGCGGATCTGGCGGCTTTCGAGCGGGACGGGTTCCTGGCGACGGAGCAGCTGATCACCCCTGACGAGGTGGCGCTCTACCGCGAGGAACTGGATCGGCTCACCTCCGGTCAGGAGATGCGGGACGACGAACGCTCGATCGTCGAGCCCAAGTCGCAGGACATCCGGACCGTGTTCGAGGTGCACAAACTGAGCGAGGTCTTCGCCGCTCTGGTGCGGGACCCGCGCGTGGTGGGCCGGGCGAGGCAGATCCTGGGATCGGACGTGTACGTCCACCAGTCCCGGATCAACGTCAAGCCGGGCTTCGGTGCCAGCGGTTTCTACTGGCACTCCGACTTCGAGACGTGGCACGCCGAGGACGGTCTGCCGAACATGCGGACCGTGTCGGTCTCGATCGCACTGACCGAGAACTACGACACCAACGGCGGCTTGATGATCATGCCGGGGTCGCACAAGACCTTCCTCGGCTGCGCGGGCGCCACTCCGAAGGACAACTACAAGAAGTCACTGCAGATGCAGGAGGCGGGCACGCCGTCCGACGAGTCCCTGACCAAGTTCGCGGAGGAGCACGGCATCAAGCTCTTCACGGGCAAGGCCGGTTCGGCGACCTGGTTCGACTGCAACTGCATGCACGGAAGCGGTGACAACATCACTCCGTACCCGCGGAGCAATGTCTTCATCGTCTTCAACAGCGTGGAGAACGAGGCGGTCGAGCCGTTCGCCGCGCCGGTCCGCCGCCCCACCTTCATCGGGGCGCGGGACTTCACACCCGTGAAGTAA